The Cygnus atratus isolate AKBS03 ecotype Queensland, Australia chromosome 17, CAtr_DNAZoo_HiC_assembly, whole genome shotgun sequence sequence GGAGGTCTGGCCCCACCGTGGGTGACTGGTTTTTAATCCCTGCAGTGGCTGGAGGTTGCCTGGATGTGGGCTCGCTCAGTCTTGGGGTACTCCAGGAGCTCTGCATCCAGGACAGCTGGTGGGAGGTTTTAGAGTGTCTAATAGTGGTGCTTGCTCCCATTCCCATCTTCCCTCAActggggctgctggaagcacaaTGGCCTCCACTTAGCTTGCAGAGGGCTCTGTTGCAGGGaagactttttgtttctttctctcctcctgtttCTATCCCCAAGGAAGATGGAGCAAgtgtttctttcctcctcttctgccagCAGCATTGCCAGGGCAgaatatcaaaacaaacatttgtgtTTCAGAGGAGGAGAATGGGATACTTTGGCTGTGTCTAAACTAAATACGacccttccttctctctttccccctcAATATCTGCTAAAAAGTTTGAACTaaacagagaaaggaacaaACAGCAAGGATCACTGATTTACTGAGGACGTCTGGAAGGTTTCTCTTCCCAGGGACTTGTTGGGTCCTGAATACCCCTCAGTAAAGAAGACGCACTTCTGAGCCGTCTGATCCCAGTCCAGCTCTTACCTTGGAAAAACCAGATATTGCCCAGAGGGTCCTCGAAGGTGGCATCCACAGAGCTTGGGATCCCCTGCCAGTGACGAGAGGCCAGAGCTGGGTAGCCAGCCTGCAGCTTTCCAGCTCGGAGCCGCCACACGTAGCGGGATGTGAAGAAGAACAGCTCGCCCCGGATGGTGGCCGCGGCATCAAAAGCCGTGTCGCAGGCATCGGGCTGCACAGACTGCCAAAGCACGGCCTGGTCAGTGGCTTGGACCCACGGGAGCCCCCCTCACCCAGCCTGGGTTCAGCTGACGGGACATCCCTCCTGGGGAAGACAGTCCCAGCAGCTGGGAACAAGCCCCGGTGTTAGAGGAGGCAGAGACGAGCTGTTCACTCACCTCCACATTGGTGATCTCGTTCGTTTCAAGGTctggctggggcagctctgctggctgcgTTGGGGTTGGCTCGGGATCCAGCTTGCGTTTCCCATAGAGGTACTGGATACCTTGCTTGTCATCCTCGCTCAGGCTCAGCGGATAGCGGAAGATGTAGAAAGGAGACATCAGAGACTTGGAGACAGCTGTGTGCTGCAAGCCCAGGACGTGGCCGAACTCGTGAGCAGCCACCTGGAGGAGGTCAGTGCCTGCAAAGGGAGGAGACGGGAGATGCTTTTGCCTACCTGAGGGAGATGGGCAAGCTGTGCCCGCAGAGAGGGTTCCTGCCCCTTAGGCTCATTTCTGCTGCTCATCAGCTCCTGGCAATGCAGAGGTATGCTGCAGGAGTCTAACGTGTGGCGAGAGAAATCTGCCTTGGCTACTGGGTTCTCAGGTTGTTCTGGCGTTTTCCCATGTAGCTCTACatcttgtttgtatttttaaggaatCAAAGGGCATAATTAAAGGGATCCACTAATTCTGGAGTGCTGCGAGTGAATTCAGACACTCAGGTATTAGCCTGGGCATGTTGGTAATTTGTAACTGTCTCTGGGGACTTCTGCACTCCTTGATTatcaggaaggaaaatgttttccatgtgcttttGGACAGGAGAATTTAGCAGAGAGAAGGAATCTGGCCCATACAAGTAGGTGGTGAGGTGGGAAGGCTGGTTTTTGTCCACCCAGGCTTGTAGTGTAATGCAACAAGTCGTGTTTAGATCATGTCTGTGTCCGCTGTGGCAGCTGCCGGCGTCAGTGGGGAAGCCTGCGGCATTAGAGCCCATGAGTGGCAGCTGccacacaggcagcagagggagctcACTTATTGCTTGGCTGTGGGCTGTGGCAAGAAGgtgacatttaaaaagcagcacatAAAAATTCCTCCAGTGCCAAGGCCTGGCCCTTTTTTGCCAGGCTCAGGTGGATGTAAGGGAGATTGTATTTTAGGAATACAACTTCACAGCATCTACaaaaggagaggggggaaagCAGATTTCAGTATGCAAAAACACGTCATTTGGCTGGCAGGTGTTATTTCCAATGGATCCTTTTTGAAGTAGATAAATTGTACAGAAAGTTGTAAGAGAGGCATTaggcagcaaagctggtgaGCACAGGCCGTTTGTTGACAAGTCCCAGCGCATTCATTCACTTGCCTTCAGCCAGAAATCCTCCGAGCTGCAGCCCAAGTGATGGGAAAGGCAGGGCTGTGAGTCAGCTGGTCTCGCTGCTCCAAGTGGGATTTCCCTGCTggcccaggggagcagggcacCGGGACCGGGGATGCAGCTGGGAGGACGCctgggaagggcagaggggaaggtgAATCCCTGCCTTCCTTGCTGGTCAGCTTTGTGTTGAAGCCATGGATTTATGTGGCACTGACACAATTAAATCGACACATCTAGGGCAGCTGAGAAAGTGGGATCTCTGCGTCAGTGATTAATTACAAACtttcagacatttctgtttAGCTTGGCAGGCTCCTTGCTTGATGCTTTCCAGTGTTGGCAGATCTGCTGCACCACTGTCAGATTCTCCAGGGGAGGTGAACGACAGCAcgcctgcaggagctgtgctgggagcatcACTGTCCCTCGCAGAAGGTCCTCGGCGTGGACTTCTGCCTCCCGCATGGCTCCGGGCTGACCCCAGAGCACACCTTCCCCTCCTCGTAGTCCTGCTCTCCCGTCTGTATCATGAGGCGAAGGATTTCCCCATCTCCGAGAGCTCAGGCAAGGATTAAACCATGTTTATATCATAAAGCTCTTTTCGGCATATTAAATGGCAATTAGCTGCAAAGAGCTTCTACAACATTTATTTATGGAAGGCATAGAGGGAAAAAGGCCACGGAACAGGGCTGGATTCTGATAGGAACTGGCATCTCTTCTGACAGTTTCTGGTTTGCCTCCAACACTGTCTGTGGGAGAATGTAGGCAATTCTTCAACAACACAGGCAGCCCCGACAGAGGGTGCAAAGCAGCAGAGCCCACCCACATCTAGGTAGCAGAAGGGCTTCTGCAGGAAGACCTGGTGCTCTGTCGTTCTTGTTTTGGGGCAGCATGGACCAAATAGGAGATGTGAGGGTTCTGACCCCCCTCAGAGCCAATCTGCTGAGAGCCCTGAACACTGGTGTGGACAAAATATTTGGGAAACCCCAGGGAGGCAGGGGTTGAACTCAGGCTTTGTGATTGTTTCTTTGTCCCTGCACTAATTTTGGTGGGTCTTGCAGAAATGGATGCTCTGGGCGCTGCTCCAGCAggccccaggcagcactgcGGTATCTCATGGATCCTGACGCCAGGCCCCGAGTGCCCGAGCAGGGAGCTACCAGTGTGGATCtattaatagcaaaaaaaaaaaaaaaagtcttgactTGCTGTGGCGTTGTTTATGGTCAGAACATTCCCAGGCCACGGGGATAGAGCTGGAGCCTGGGTGGCTTCCCTTTATGGACTtgttcaaagagaaaacactCTGTGGGCAGGCAGGACTGGCTGCTATGCTGTCCTCTGGAGGACGGCGTTGTTTTTGTGTCAGCTGCTGTGTCACCCGGTGCCGGGTGTCACCTGGTGCTGGAGCCTCTGTCCTCACTGGGACCACAGCGTCCTTGTGCTGGGCTCGGGCTTTGATGTGGCTGGAAGGTGACGAGAAAAGACCTGAACACTACGGGCCAGCAGGCTTGTACGTGGTGGGACGTGACAATACCACAAAAAGGATGGCTGCCTCTCAGTTTTACAGGGCCCTGCTCGCAGCACAATTAAATCACTTCTTTGGGGGCATCCTGGAGCCCCCAGGGCCCCCTTAGAGCAGTGCCGTACCCAGGTTGTTCCCAATCGTCCAGGTCTCGTCGTAGTCAAAGTGGACGTCCCCCTCCCGGTGCGTCTTGGGGAAGAACGCGTGCGCCAGGATCCCGCCGGGCCCGTCGAAGGGCAAGTTGTCTCCGTGCCAGTACCTGGGGGGAAAGCACGGCACATCTCAGGCAAACGGCCGTGTAGCTCAGGTGCACAGCACCGCACAGCCAGAGGTGGGCAGCGGCTGCGAAGGGACAGCAGCTCTCACCGCCACCACAGGCATCCCGCGATCCACCGGCAGCCCTCTGGGTTCCAAACTGGGTTCTGCGTCAGGGCACCGAGGAGGCAGAGCCCGGTCACACCAAGCCCTGGGGAATTTTTAATGGGTTTCTCAGGATGtttctctcctccccctgctcaGCTTTCAGCACAAAGCTGAGGATGGAGCCTAAAGAATTAAGGAGGTGGCTGCCAGAACTGAGATCAAGCCGACGCAGCTGAGTGGCGGGGGATGCGGAGGGGCCGCCTGCAGAGAACCCAGCCAAACCCTTGGGTCCTCGCTCAAGCCAAGCCCACTGGTGACAAATGAAGGAAACCCACGAGAGATGTGACCACTTTAGAGAGCTGAGGGAGGCACAGGCAAATACACAGAACGTGAATCACATCACCGCTTGGACAGTCTCCACCGCTGTTACTAGTTTTGTGcaaacaggcagcagagggaagtCTTTGCCCCCGTGCGTCTTTTGCCAAAAGTGAATTTCAGGCCAAGAGCCAAGGTTCTTTTAACCAAGGAGCTATATTTGTCTTTGGGCAGACAGTTACGTTTTCAGTCAAGGGACAGGATGGAGGACCTGAAGATGTAACGTCAAAACAAACACTTGGGAAAACAGCCTGTGGGCAGAGGAACGTAAATGTACCCGGAAAATTAATGAAGGATCGGGGACAGTACTGCGCACAGCCAGCACGGAACAGCTGCGCTTACACCAAGCAGCCCACATctgacagcaaacaaaaacatcccCGCGTCTGGAGGCAGAAATGTGAGTGTTTAAGTGCCTGTGCTgagtgctggcagctctgcacccCGGCTGCAGCCTGGGGTCTCGCACAGGGTGCTGCTCCGGCTGCCCACCGCGCTCACCTCACGCTCACCTCGTGAAATCGATGACGATGTCAGCCCGGCCCTCCTGGACCTCGGTGAAGGTCAGCGGCGTCACATCGCTCCAGACTTTCAGAGCTTCCTCGATGGTCCTTCTCACCTTGGCTTTTACAAGTTGCCACGGGAACCTGATAATTCTGAAAGGCAACAGACAGCAGGTGAAGAGAGCATCAGCTGCTGTCCCGTGGGCGCTGCTGTCATGAAGACACTATTTGTAGGATCAGTGGCGTTAGGGCTGCCACTCCCTCCTCTCTGCCACACCAGAGCATCTCCAATCCGCAGAGGCACTGCTCTAGCACCCTCTTCCAAGCAACAAATCCCATCAGTGCCAAAACCCTTGGGCTGTGGGCCCAGAGGTgagctctctgcagagcttcGCAGAGCTATGTTTTTCTGGAGCCAAGGGCTGCAGCGTTTTCCAGGTCTGTCCTCTGTGAGTCCACCCCCACGGAGGTGCCTGGGAGTGGTGGGATGGGATGTCAGCTCCTCAACCTCTGCGTTTTTTGCCCCTGGAAACCTGGGCTTGCTCAGAGCAGCTGGTGCCTCTTCTGCCCCCCTACAACATAACAGAGTGTCAGGTCTGCCGCAGAGGgagctttctttcccttccattAAGTGTTGGTGTGCGTTCATCTcagctgtgtttctttctttacactgttgaccaaagaaaaaaaggaagaagcctTTCTGTTATCTGTACCCTCCTAACACCATAAGGAACAGAGTCTCCCGCACTCCATTAAACACAGTATGATGTACACGCTGTCAAAGTCCATATGACTGTGCTCACTCCTTCACTTGTGCCCCTGTgggcagctgggcaggaagcACAAC is a genomic window containing:
- the MMP11 gene encoding stromelysin-3, which produces MARPPLPAAALLAAALLHCAPAAPARRPHKPDVARKHHTWKEQSPWLLSLVNAVGTGVPTKGFPMGAGEQAARWNPPRCGVPDLPALPDGQNGRNRQKRFVLSGGRWDKTDLTYKIIRFPWQLVKAKVRRTIEEALKVWSDVTPLTFTEVQEGRADIVIDFTRYWHGDNLPFDGPGGILAHAFFPKTHREGDVHFDYDETWTIGNNLGTDLLQVAAHEFGHVLGLQHTAVSKSLMSPFYIFRYPLSLSEDDKQGIQYLYGKRKLDPEPTPTQPAELPQPDLETNEITNVESVQPDACDTAFDAAATIRGELFFFTSRYVWRLRAGKLQAGYPALASRHWQGIPSSVDATFEDPLGNIWFFQDSQYWIYDGERRVSGPTPIVELGLPASPVQAALVWGAEKNKIYIFSGGNYWRFNPHTRQVDNIYPRTMADWRGVPQEIDAAFQDEFGFAYFLRGRDYWKFDPVQVKVLEGYPRHISQDFFSCTPSSNSFR